A region from the Ichthyobacterium seriolicida genome encodes:
- a CDS encoding 3-phosphoshikimate 1-carboxyvinyltransferase: MRVYNPSKCVSGTLHITGSKSETNRLLILKHLSKNNIEIKNLSNSKDSEMMSKALSTEESLINIGMAGTAMRFLTSFFAIKQGSDIVLTGDSRMKERPIKVLVDALRDIGANIEYTEIEGYPPIRIMGKRLEGGQIDIAANISSQYITSILLIAPFLKRGLKINMKERVASMPYIQMTISLLQELGVKVKIDKNCIQVPFFNPEAKTLSIESDWSSASYIYSVVAMSKKANVKLLSYKKNSRQGDSILPDIYKKLGVQTKFGEDYILLKKDEHFSIPEYLEFDMIETPDLAQTVVVTCVGLKIKCKITGLHTLKIKETDRLVALKNELEKIGAKSQITNSSIEILSVSNKKIEERISVYNDHRMAMSFAALGVLCPIEICDYNVVNKSYPSFWKDFENINFVVDFKE, translated from the coding sequence GTGAGAGTTTACAATCCTTCAAAGTGTGTATCTGGAACGTTGCACATAACAGGATCTAAAAGCGAAACTAACAGGTTGTTGATACTAAAACATCTTTCCAAAAACAACATAGAAATTAAAAATTTATCTAATTCTAAAGACAGCGAAATGATGAGCAAAGCTCTGTCAACAGAAGAATCTTTGATAAATATAGGCATGGCGGGTACGGCTATGCGTTTTTTGACGTCATTTTTTGCTATAAAACAAGGATCTGATATAGTGCTGACTGGGGATAGTAGAATGAAAGAGAGGCCTATAAAAGTTTTGGTAGATGCTCTGAGAGACATAGGAGCAAATATTGAATATACAGAGATAGAGGGTTATCCTCCAATAAGAATAATGGGTAAGAGGTTAGAAGGTGGACAGATAGATATAGCAGCAAATATCAGCAGTCAGTATATCACTTCTATTTTATTGATAGCTCCTTTCTTAAAGAGAGGATTAAAGATAAATATGAAAGAGCGAGTAGCTTCAATGCCTTATATACAGATGACTATTTCTCTTCTGCAAGAACTGGGTGTAAAAGTGAAAATTGATAAAAATTGCATACAAGTGCCTTTTTTCAATCCAGAAGCTAAAACTCTAAGTATAGAATCTGATTGGAGTTCAGCATCGTATATTTACAGTGTAGTCGCTATGTCTAAAAAAGCAAATGTAAAATTACTTTCATATAAAAAAAACAGCAGACAAGGAGATAGTATATTGCCTGATATTTATAAAAAACTCGGAGTACAAACTAAATTTGGAGAAGATTACATACTTTTAAAAAAAGATGAACATTTTAGTATTCCAGAATATTTAGAATTCGATATGATTGAAACTCCAGATTTAGCTCAGACTGTAGTTGTCACATGTGTTGGATTAAAGATAAAATGTAAGATTACAGGTCTGCATACCCTCAAAATAAAGGAGACGGATAGACTAGTTGCTCTTAAAAATGAATTAGAAAAGATAGGAGCTAAATCGCAGATAACCAACAGTAGTATAGAAATACTAAGTGTGTCTAATAAAAAAATAGAAGAAAGAATCTCTGTATATAATGATCATAGAATGGCTATGTCTTTTGCTGCGCTAGGTGTTTTATGCCCGATTGAAATATGTGATTATAATGTCGTGAATAAATCGTATCCTTCGTTTTGGAAAGATTTTGAAAATATTAACTTTGTAGTTGATTTTAAGGAGTAA
- a CDS encoding alpha-ketoacid dehydrogenase subunit alpha/beta, whose translation MSDAFDISFEDFRKEILEDYKLMLESRFTSLLGRREVLSGKAKFGIFGDGKEMAQIAMSKVFKKGDFRSGYYRDQTFMMAIGSLTPQNVFSALYGHTDIAFEPASSGRQMPGHYATHIVDDNGNFKNLIELKNSSSDISCTAAQMPKLLGLALASNVYRDVRELRDEKRFSNRGNEIAFGTIGDASTSEGHFFETINAAAVLQVPMIVSVWDDGYGISVPVKYQTAKSSISKALLGFQRTKTEKGIEIITVKGWDYPALIEAYSRAEKLARQESVPVLIHVEDITQPQGHSTSGSHERYKSDERLKFEKDFDCITKMKEWIINYNFIDEKGDSISLSNPEELDKIEKEAKENVTAQRKKAWDFYIDSIVNHRNDLLDIMGPLSQNLAEGHPVKVIFQEIRANREPNKRDLVSAARNSLIRLAGDNNHYKDKLKSWLDNYMNKIQLEYNSNLYDDSVYKVAYKEVVYDQEDAYVDGRVILRDNFDALLSKHNNLIIFGEDVGKIGDVNQGLEGLQQKYGKSRVFDTGIREATIIGQGIGMALRGLRPIAEIQYLDYLLYALQMMSDDLATTFYRTNGKQKVPLIVRTRGHRLEGIWHSGSPMGTIINSLRGIYVLVPRNMQKAAGFYNLLLQAQSPALVIESLNGYRLKERVPKTFADFTTPIGKVEVIREGTDITLVTYGSMCRIAVQASERLYELGISVEIIDVQSLVPLDLDKDILESLKKTNKLMVADEDVPGGASSYILQNILNQQGGFNFLDYNPVVITAKEHRPAYGTDGDYFSKPSVEDILEGAYSIMNEINPNKYHNI comes from the coding sequence ATGTCAGATGCATTTGATATATCTTTTGAAGATTTTAGAAAGGAAATCTTGGAAGATTATAAGTTGATGTTAGAGAGTCGTTTTACAAGTCTTTTAGGCAGAAGGGAAGTGTTGAGCGGTAAGGCTAAGTTTGGCATATTTGGCGATGGCAAGGAGATGGCACAGATCGCCATGTCAAAGGTTTTTAAAAAGGGGGATTTTAGATCTGGATACTACAGAGATCAGACTTTTATGATGGCCATAGGTTCTTTGACACCACAGAATGTCTTTTCTGCTTTATATGGTCATACCGATATAGCCTTTGAGCCTGCATCTTCAGGCAGGCAGATGCCTGGGCATTATGCTACCCATATTGTAGATGATAATGGAAACTTCAAAAATCTTATAGAATTAAAAAATTCTAGCTCTGATATATCTTGTACAGCGGCTCAGATGCCAAAGTTATTAGGTTTGGCTTTAGCCTCTAATGTCTACAGAGATGTAAGAGAGTTGAGAGATGAGAAGAGATTTTCTAATAGAGGAAATGAAATAGCTTTTGGAACCATAGGAGACGCTAGTACTTCAGAAGGGCATTTTTTTGAAACTATAAATGCAGCTGCAGTTTTACAAGTTCCAATGATAGTATCTGTATGGGACGACGGTTATGGGATATCTGTTCCAGTAAAATATCAAACTGCAAAATCTAGTATATCTAAGGCATTATTGGGTTTCCAAAGGACAAAAACAGAAAAAGGTATAGAGATCATAACGGTTAAAGGGTGGGATTATCCAGCTCTTATAGAGGCTTATTCTAGGGCTGAAAAATTAGCTCGCCAAGAGAGTGTTCCCGTATTGATTCACGTGGAGGATATAACTCAACCACAAGGGCATTCTACATCTGGTTCTCACGAGAGATACAAGAGTGATGAAAGATTGAAATTCGAAAAGGATTTTGATTGTATTACCAAGATGAAAGAGTGGATAATCAACTATAATTTCATAGATGAAAAAGGAGATAGTATTTCATTATCTAATCCAGAGGAGTTAGATAAAATAGAGAAAGAGGCTAAAGAAAATGTCACAGCTCAGAGGAAAAAGGCTTGGGATTTTTATATAGACTCCATAGTTAATCATAGAAATGATCTATTAGATATTATGGGGCCTCTATCTCAAAATCTTGCTGAAGGTCATCCTGTAAAAGTAATATTCCAAGAGATAAGAGCAAATAGGGAACCTAATAAAAGAGATTTAGTATCGGCAGCTAGAAATTCATTAATTAGATTAGCTGGAGATAATAATCATTATAAGGATAAATTAAAATCTTGGCTAGATAACTACATGAATAAAATACAATTAGAGTATAATTCTAATTTGTATGATGATAGTGTTTATAAGGTAGCTTACAAAGAAGTGGTTTATGATCAGGAGGATGCATATGTAGATGGAAGAGTAATTTTAAGGGATAATTTTGATGCTCTGCTCTCAAAGCACAATAATCTAATCATCTTTGGAGAAGATGTAGGAAAGATAGGAGATGTGAATCAGGGTTTAGAAGGTCTGCAACAAAAATATGGTAAGAGTAGGGTTTTTGACACAGGGATAAGGGAGGCTACCATCATAGGGCAAGGTATAGGAATGGCTCTTAGGGGCTTGAGACCAATAGCTGAAATACAGTATTTAGATTATCTATTATATGCTCTTCAGATGATGAGCGATGATTTAGCCACTACTTTTTACAGAACAAATGGCAAGCAAAAAGTGCCTTTGATAGTTAGGACCAGAGGGCATCGTTTAGAGGGAATTTGGCATTCTGGTTCTCCTATGGGGACTATAATAAATTCTCTAAGGGGTATTTATGTATTAGTTCCTAGAAACATGCAAAAAGCAGCTGGTTTTTATAATTTATTACTGCAAGCACAATCACCAGCTTTGGTTATAGAATCTCTTAATGGATATCGTTTAAAAGAGAGAGTTCCAAAGACATTTGCAGATTTTACAACACCTATAGGCAAGGTAGAGGTAATTAGAGAAGGTACGGATATTACCCTTGTGACATATGGTTCTATGTGTCGCATAGCTGTGCAAGCCAGTGAGAGATTATATGAACTTGGAATAAGTGTAGAAATTATTGATGTACAATCTTTGGTTCCTTTGGATTTAGATAAGGATATTTTAGAGAGTTTGAAAAAGACTAATAAGTTAATGGTAGCAGATGAGGATGTTCCAGGTGGTGCTTCGTCTTATATTCTTCAAAATATATTGAATCAACAAGGAGGATTTAATTTTTTAGATTATAACCCTGTTGTAATTACTGCCAAGGAACACAGACCAGCTTATGGAACAGATGGTGATTATTTCTCCAAGCCTTCGGTGGAGGATATACTCGAGGGGGCCTATAGTATTATGAATGAAATAAATCCGAATAAATATCACAATATTTAG
- a CDS encoding glycoside hydrolase family 3 N-terminal domain-containing protein, whose amino-acid sequence MKKEITIIIIHLAFCLGIQAQNNNLSLMNPQSEMWADSILNTMTLNEKIGQLFIASVPSNWNKKQGEDLERLIEQHNIGGIIFFKGDIKDQAVLTNKIREKSKHPLFVSIDAEWGLSMRLNGAFAYPWAMTLGAINGEDLIYKMGKRIAYHCRLLGVNINFAPVADINTNPKNPVIGNRSFGSDKENVSKKCIAYVKGLQEIGVIASAKHFPGHGNTSKDSHVTLPVIDHDRDHLEHVELYPFKKSIDAGILSVMIGHLSVPSLDKTMPSSLSKEIINNMLKNEMAFGGLVVTDGLNMKAVSELYPKGELALKAFEAGNDILLMPDEIPTSIEVIRKAVEEKKISVRDLEYRVKKILMAKHFAGLNNKQTVNTQGLYEELNSPLDTALCYEMFKKAITVLKNQDDILPLKNVDEKIAMIQLDRDASSEEFKNFVYKYTSKVDTLKVDQKNLPEVLKKLKEYSKVLISIHKSSENPWKKYQVSNFEKEVIDRISEQNKVILSIFASPYSLLDFQQVKKVSALILGYQNTDFCQMLVPQVIFGAQPASGRLPVDIDEDFPVNSGIDLKSINRLGFNFPTNQRFDHRKLLKVDSLINSSIQDSVMPGCQLLVARNGEIVYEKAYGYHTYDKKVKVKTTDIYDLASITKVMSTGVITMKMVEEGKVKLFQTLGEIFTHINGIKNSDKDTINIREALCHFSKLPPSIKFYSKTLEDEKLYSKKKSKGYSLQVAQELFIADSYKDSIIKKIMDFPLLEKKKYKYSCIIFHLMKYHIEQVYGKSIDRVADEYFYSPIGSNTLTYNPLNKFPKEHIVPTENDTLFRKQLLRGYVHDETAALQGGLGGNAGLFSSAYDLSKMAQMLLQRGYYGGRQYINKLVFDEFNTVYFDRYDNRRAICFDKPPLEQDYEDRISKYSFGHYGYTGTVFWADPQEEIVYIFLSNRVNPTRYPNKLSQKNVRVNLRNIIYKSLEKW is encoded by the coding sequence ATGAAGAAAGAAATAACTATAATAATAATTCATTTAGCTTTTTGCCTAGGAATACAAGCGCAGAACAATAACTTATCATTGATGAACCCACAATCTGAAATGTGGGCTGATAGTATCCTCAATACTATGACCTTGAACGAAAAGATAGGTCAGTTATTTATAGCATCAGTTCCTTCAAACTGGAATAAAAAACAGGGGGAAGATTTAGAAAGATTAATAGAACAACACAATATAGGTGGAATTATATTTTTTAAGGGAGATATAAAAGATCAGGCTGTTCTGACAAATAAAATAAGAGAAAAATCTAAACATCCTCTATTTGTATCAATAGATGCGGAATGGGGATTGAGTATGCGTTTAAATGGCGCTTTTGCTTATCCTTGGGCTATGACATTGGGGGCTATCAATGGGGAGGATCTCATATATAAAATGGGAAAGCGTATAGCCTATCACTGCAGACTACTAGGTGTTAATATAAATTTTGCTCCTGTTGCAGATATAAATACCAACCCTAAAAACCCAGTTATAGGTAATAGATCCTTTGGTAGCGATAAAGAAAATGTATCTAAGAAATGTATAGCCTATGTAAAAGGATTACAAGAAATAGGAGTAATAGCTAGCGCAAAACACTTCCCAGGACATGGAAATACCTCTAAAGATTCACATGTTACATTACCCGTTATAGATCACGATAGAGATCATTTAGAACATGTGGAATTATACCCTTTTAAAAAATCTATAGACGCAGGAATTTTATCTGTAATGATAGGACATTTAAGTGTTCCTTCTCTGGATAAAACCATGCCTTCATCTCTTTCTAAAGAGATAATTAACAATATGTTAAAAAATGAAATGGCATTTGGAGGATTAGTAGTTACCGATGGCTTAAATATGAAAGCAGTATCTGAATTATATCCCAAAGGGGAATTAGCACTAAAAGCATTTGAGGCGGGAAATGACATCTTATTAATGCCAGATGAAATACCCACTTCTATAGAGGTGATCAGAAAAGCTGTAGAAGAAAAAAAGATATCTGTCCGTGATTTAGAATACAGAGTAAAGAAAATATTAATGGCAAAGCATTTTGCAGGACTCAATAATAAGCAGACAGTAAATACCCAAGGGCTGTATGAAGAGTTAAATTCTCCTCTCGACACTGCTCTTTGCTATGAAATGTTCAAAAAGGCGATTACTGTACTGAAAAATCAAGATGATATACTCCCTTTGAAAAATGTAGATGAAAAAATAGCAATGATACAATTAGATAGAGATGCTTCATCGGAAGAGTTTAAAAATTTCGTCTACAAATACACATCAAAAGTCGATACTTTAAAAGTTGATCAAAAAAATCTACCAGAAGTATTAAAAAAACTAAAAGAGTATTCAAAAGTTTTGATAAGTATTCACAAATCTAGTGAAAATCCATGGAAAAAATACCAAGTGAGCAACTTTGAAAAGGAAGTAATAGATAGAATATCAGAACAAAACAAAGTTATATTAAGCATTTTTGCCAGTCCGTATAGTTTATTAGATTTTCAACAAGTCAAGAAAGTTTCTGCTTTGATATTGGGATATCAAAACACAGATTTTTGTCAAATGTTGGTTCCTCAAGTTATTTTTGGAGCCCAGCCTGCAAGTGGACGATTGCCAGTAGACATAGACGAAGATTTTCCTGTAAACAGCGGTATAGATCTAAAAAGTATAAATAGATTGGGATTTAATTTTCCTACAAATCAAAGATTCGATCACCGTAAACTACTCAAAGTAGATAGTTTGATAAATTCTTCCATACAAGATAGTGTAATGCCTGGATGTCAACTATTAGTAGCTAGAAATGGAGAGATAGTATACGAAAAAGCTTATGGCTATCATACATACGATAAAAAAGTAAAGGTAAAAACCACGGACATATACGATTTAGCATCCATAACCAAGGTAATGTCAACTGGTGTTATCACCATGAAAATGGTAGAGGAAGGAAAAGTAAAATTATTCCAAACCTTAGGAGAGATATTTACTCATATCAATGGCATAAAAAATTCCGATAAGGACACTATAAATATTAGGGAAGCTCTATGTCATTTCTCAAAATTGCCTCCTAGTATAAAATTTTATAGCAAAACCCTTGAAGATGAAAAATTATATTCAAAAAAAAAAAGCAAAGGCTATTCTCTTCAAGTAGCTCAAGAACTATTTATAGCTGATAGTTACAAGGATAGCATCATAAAAAAAATAATGGATTTCCCATTATTAGAAAAAAAAAAATACAAGTATAGCTGTATAATATTTCATTTGATGAAATATCACATAGAACAGGTCTATGGCAAATCTATAGATAGAGTAGCCGATGAATATTTTTACAGTCCAATAGGTTCAAATACACTGACTTATAACCCTTTGAATAAATTTCCCAAAGAGCACATCGTTCCTACAGAAAATGACACTTTGTTTAGGAAACAATTATTGAGAGGCTATGTTCACGATGAAACAGCAGCTCTACAAGGTGGCTTAGGTGGAAATGCAGGATTATTTTCATCGGCTTATGATCTGTCTAAAATGGCTCAGATGTTACTTCAAAGGGGGTATTATGGAGGTAGACAATACATCAATAAATTAGTATTCGATGAATTTAACACCGTGTACTTCGACAGATATGACAATAGGAGAGCCATATGTTTTGATAAACCACCATTAGAACAGGACTACGAAGATAGAATATCTAAATACAGCTTTGGGCATTACGGATATACAGGAACTGTGTTTTGGGCAGATCCCCAAGAAGAGATAGTTTATATATTTTTATCTAATAGAGTGAATCCCACTAGATATCCAAATAAATTATCACAAAAAAATGTCAGGGTTAATCTGAGAAACATCATATATAAATCATTAGAAAAATGGTAG
- a CDS encoding NifU family protein gives MVEIEKTDASTILKFKTKDMLSIDRSYTFNNVDEASASPLIKRMFFLPFVKKVHVSLNFIAIERYNIVEWEDVQYQLVDMIEDYLKTGRDIIQKNDVIEKEPEKQFISIYIESTPNPNVMKFVANKILFQQLLEYKNMQEAEYSLLAKELFSFPYVKEVFMIENYISITKANNVEWIEINAELRSFILNFINSGKSLVSKKPQMKNGEVSNTRDSSSFSQYEKEIEKILDEYIKPAVVSDGGNIQLQSFDEATGTVYVILQGACSGCPSSTVTLKSGIEQLLKEKISQVNSVEAISA, from the coding sequence ATGGTAGAGATAGAAAAAACCGATGCGTCTACAATACTTAAGTTTAAAACTAAAGATATGCTCTCCATAGATAGGAGTTATACGTTTAACAACGTAGATGAAGCGTCGGCAAGTCCATTGATAAAAAGGATGTTTTTCTTACCTTTTGTAAAGAAAGTTCATGTGTCTCTAAATTTTATAGCCATAGAGAGATACAATATAGTAGAATGGGAAGATGTTCAATATCAGTTGGTAGATATGATAGAAGATTACCTAAAAACAGGTAGAGATATCATTCAAAAAAATGATGTAATAGAAAAAGAACCAGAAAAACAATTTATTTCTATTTATATAGAGAGTACTCCCAATCCAAATGTGATGAAATTTGTAGCTAACAAAATTCTGTTTCAACAATTGTTAGAATACAAGAATATGCAAGAGGCTGAATATTCTCTATTAGCCAAAGAATTATTTTCTTTTCCCTATGTGAAAGAGGTCTTCATGATTGAGAATTACATATCTATAACTAAGGCAAATAATGTGGAATGGATAGAGATAAATGCAGAGTTGAGAAGTTTTATTTTAAATTTTATCAATTCAGGTAAAAGTCTAGTTAGCAAAAAACCTCAAATGAAAAATGGAGAAGTGAGCAATACAAGAGACTCTTCTTCTTTTTCCCAATACGAAAAAGAAATAGAAAAAATACTCGACGAATACATAAAACCCGCTGTGGTTTCAGATGGAGGGAACATACAATTACAGAGCTTTGATGAGGCTACAGGTACGGTATATGTAATTTTACAAGGAGCTTGTAGTGGTTGTCCCTCATCTACAGTTACATTAAAAAGCGGGATAGAGCAGTTGCTAAAAGAGAAAATCTCTCAGGTAAACAGTGTAGAAGCCATATCTGCCTAG
- the fmt gene encoding methionyl-tRNA formyltransferase: MKIVFMGTTGFAVESLNSILNSGHEVVGVITSTDKPKGRGRKLFQSEVKKCAIENNLNILQPSNLKDEEFIKELKSLEAELFIVVAFRMLPKVVWEIPKKGTFNLHASLLPNYRGAAPINWAIINGETTTGVTTFFIDEEIDTGKMILQEKMTIEDSDTAGTLCQKLMVLGAELVLKTIDAIAKDNYTLQVQQNHKSLRMANKIFTDTCKIDWDMPLKDIYNKIRGLSPHPVAWAILHNKQEVKKVKFLFVKPVFETHSEKIGLVFIQNKKLLISVKDGFLEAKTIQLENRKALDIVDLLNGFSFEQGAYFS, encoded by the coding sequence ATGAAAATAGTATTTATGGGGACTACTGGTTTTGCAGTAGAATCATTAAATAGTATATTAAACTCAGGGCATGAAGTGGTAGGTGTGATTACTTCAACAGATAAACCCAAGGGTAGAGGAAGAAAATTATTTCAATCTGAAGTTAAGAAATGTGCTATCGAAAATAATTTGAATATACTGCAGCCGTCGAACTTAAAAGATGAAGAATTCATAAAAGAGCTCAAATCTTTAGAAGCAGAATTATTTATAGTGGTTGCCTTTAGGATGTTGCCCAAAGTAGTATGGGAAATACCTAAAAAAGGTACTTTTAATTTACACGCTTCCCTACTGCCAAATTACAGAGGTGCTGCTCCCATTAATTGGGCTATAATAAATGGAGAAACTACAACAGGAGTAACCACATTTTTCATAGACGAAGAAATAGATACTGGAAAAATGATATTGCAAGAAAAAATGACAATAGAAGATTCTGATACCGCAGGCACATTGTGCCAAAAGTTAATGGTATTAGGAGCAGAGTTAGTCTTAAAGACAATAGATGCAATAGCAAAAGATAATTACACATTACAAGTGCAGCAAAACCATAAATCTTTACGTATGGCCAATAAAATATTTACAGATACCTGTAAAATAGATTGGGATATGCCACTCAAAGACATATATAACAAGATAAGAGGTTTGAGTCCTCATCCTGTTGCATGGGCTATTTTACACAATAAACAAGAGGTGAAAAAAGTTAAATTTTTATTTGTAAAACCAGTTTTTGAAACTCATTCGGAGAAAATAGGACTTGTGTTCATACAAAATAAAAAGCTGCTGATCTCAGTGAAAGATGGATTTTTAGAAGCTAAAACTATCCAATTAGAAAATAGAAAAGCATTAGATATAGTCGACTTGCTAAACGGTTTTTCTTTTGAACAAGGGGCTTATTTTTCATGA
- a CDS encoding aspartate kinase, protein MSPESCIKVLKFGGKSLSNQGIYDVLSIIERISVQTRILVVLSARGNATNDLQCILEKACKGEDYVNDLNSFFQEQKVPVPQIDFLNEYKHLDSILKKVEFSKCSTPKIKDEFISMGEILSCKIMTHLLKERNYKVSFTDTRSVLKTDSNFCNAKILDYTSRRNVIKAFANWNDNTIQIATGFISSNLDGETTTLGRNGSNYTATLLADYLDAKEVQNWTNVSGIYTADPKFIPTAEKIKNISFEDANKLAHIGIEILHHKTIIPLIRKQIPIRILNTLAPQDEGTLISNEIIGFNLKTLSVVKNLALITLKSDILSKASEICEKIYFSMRENGVIMRMAPKIYEKREITFVERLDNLQKVKKILHKQYDINPSDKDSLVINKNIGVICFIGNLHGAISDISNVLKEKSIPIHLISNDIDNHYTSVVVEGQNTVQALNAIYEELFDKNHKIKLQLPSLG, encoded by the coding sequence ATGTCCCCAGAGAGTTGTATAAAGGTTTTGAAGTTTGGAGGTAAATCTCTTTCAAATCAAGGGATATATGATGTCCTAAGTATAATAGAGCGCATCTCTGTACAGACTCGTATTTTAGTGGTTTTATCGGCACGAGGTAATGCTACTAATGATTTACAGTGTATTTTAGAAAAGGCTTGCAAAGGAGAAGATTATGTAAATGATTTAAACTCTTTTTTTCAAGAACAGAAAGTCCCTGTACCTCAAATAGATTTTTTAAATGAATACAAACATTTAGATAGTATCCTCAAAAAGGTAGAGTTTTCAAAATGTAGTACGCCAAAGATTAAGGATGAATTTATCTCTATGGGAGAGATATTATCGTGCAAGATAATGACTCACCTCTTAAAAGAGAGGAATTACAAAGTGTCATTTACAGATACTAGATCTGTATTGAAAACTGATAGTAACTTTTGCAACGCCAAAATATTAGACTATACATCTAGAAGGAATGTAATAAAGGCATTCGCTAATTGGAACGATAATACTATACAGATAGCAACTGGTTTTATCTCTTCTAATTTAGATGGAGAGACTACCACTTTGGGTAGAAACGGCAGCAATTACACAGCTACCTTATTGGCTGATTATCTAGATGCTAAGGAAGTCCAAAACTGGACTAATGTCAGTGGCATATATACTGCTGATCCTAAGTTTATCCCCACAGCAGAAAAAATAAAAAATATTTCATTTGAAGATGCTAACAAATTAGCCCATATTGGAATAGAGATTTTACATCATAAAACCATAATTCCTTTAATAAGGAAACAAATACCCATACGCATTTTAAATACCCTTGCCCCTCAAGATGAGGGAACACTTATAAGTAACGAAATTATAGGTTTTAATCTAAAGACTCTATCTGTAGTTAAAAATTTGGCCTTGATAACATTAAAGAGTGATATCTTATCAAAGGCATCAGAAATATGTGAAAAAATTTATTTCTCTATGAGAGAAAATGGTGTAATTATGAGGATGGCACCTAAAATCTATGAAAAAAGAGAAATAACCTTTGTGGAAAGATTAGATAACCTACAGAAGGTAAAAAAGATATTACACAAACAATACGATATAAATCCGTCTGATAAGGATTCATTAGTTATAAATAAAAACATAGGCGTGATTTGCTTTATAGGTAATCTCCATGGAGCAATTAGTGATATCTCTAATGTGTTGAAAGAAAAGAGTATACCTATTCATTTAATCTCAAATGATATAGATAATCATTATACATCAGTTGTGGTAGAAGGACAAAACACTGTTCAAGCCTTAAATGCCATATATGAAGAACTTTTTGATAAAAATCATAAAATTAAATTGCAACTCCCCTCTTTGGGCTGA
- a CDS encoding PorP/SprF family type IX secretion system membrane protein has translation MSGLIKNICISLFLVLVTRLCVVAQTNIPHYYHQYLMNNYFMVNPAYVGQADVQKIRFIDSSNWYINSEYPRVYNMSYQGQLSSDPMSHFLNNSGIGVYLFRDINGIHSKDGGEISYAYRLNFNKIAYKKLHTLSFGISASFLVHSEDQTKLSNSIFNDPAITGTLRKEYIANFGFGAHYVYKFFFLSFSIKDFLEQKTLLISNFADEDISRRDYMMSIGYLVYTDNKFDITPSLLINYSVQDFSFMDFNLRSSYLLNKNNRIWILNSYRVNYAERISNPDKLNLFRPHSITNMFGLSTYNWNFAYSYGIVMDSGFEGIHQIMIGYDILSPNKMKIKSGFCGCIN, from the coding sequence TTGTCAGGATTAATAAAAAATATTTGTATTTCATTATTTCTTGTGTTAGTAACGCGTTTGTGTGTTGTGGCTCAGACTAATATTCCTCATTACTATCATCAATACCTTATGAATAATTATTTTATGGTTAATCCAGCTTATGTAGGTCAAGCAGATGTCCAAAAAATAAGATTTATTGATTCTTCTAATTGGTATATAAATTCTGAGTACCCTAGAGTATACAATATGAGTTACCAAGGCCAGTTGTCATCTGATCCAATGAGTCATTTTTTAAATAATTCTGGAATAGGAGTCTACCTGTTTAGGGATATAAACGGAATACACTCTAAAGATGGAGGAGAGATATCTTATGCATATCGTTTGAATTTTAATAAAATCGCTTATAAAAAGCTGCACACTCTTTCCTTTGGAATTTCGGCATCTTTTTTAGTTCATTCTGAAGATCAAACTAAGCTTTCAAATAGCATATTCAATGACCCTGCAATAACAGGGACTCTAAGAAAAGAATACATAGCTAATTTTGGTTTCGGGGCACACTACGTTTATAAATTCTTTTTTTTGAGTTTTTCAATAAAAGACTTTTTGGAACAAAAGACTTTACTTATCAGTAATTTTGCGGATGAAGATATATCTAGAAGAGATTATATGATGTCTATAGGATATTTAGTATACACCGATAATAAATTTGATATTACCCCTTCGTTGCTTATAAATTATTCTGTCCAAGATTTTTCTTTTATGGATTTTAATCTAAGATCTTCATATCTCTTGAATAAAAATAATCGTATATGGATATTAAATTCCTATAGAGTCAATTATGCAGAGAGGATTTCTAATCCTGATAAATTGAACCTTTTTAGACCTCATTCTATAACTAATATGTTTGGACTATCTACATATAATTGGAATTTTGCTTATTCATATGGAATCGTTATGGATAGTGGTTTTGAGGGAATACATCAGATCATGATAGGATATGATATACTCAGTCCTAATAAGATGAAAATTAAAAGTGGTTTCTGCGGCTGTATTAATTAA